TATTACGTCGGTCATCCGAAAAATCCTTTCGATGTTGGTGAGATAGTCATTCCGGCAACTGGAAGGTCAAGGGTGAGGGAACGTCTTCTGGGGAACTCATTCGATAAATCCGCGCAGAAAGGACACCATTTCGGGGTCGTCCCATTCGGCTGGTCCGACCAGTCGCCCGAGCTCCCGCCCCTGCGCGTCGATCAGGATCGTCGTCGGCAGGCCAACGGTGCGCAGCGCGGTCATCGAAAGCATGGTCTGGTCGACATACATATTGAGATTGGTGACACCGATCTCGTCGTAGAAACGCCGAACGATTTGTGATCCGGCCCGGTCGATGGAAAGGGCAACCACTTCGAAGTCGTCGCCGCCAAGTTCCGCCTGAAGCGCATCCAGCGTCGGCATCTCTTCGCGGCAGGGGACGCACCAGGTTGCCCAGACGTTCACGAGGATCACCTTGCCGCGAAAGTCCTCCATGTCCCCACGGCTGCCGTCTTCTTTCTCGTAGCGCACATTGGCGACGGGCTGCGGGGTATCGTGCAGGGCGAACCCCTGCGGTCCGGCAAACGCCGTGCCGACGGACAGTGCCCAAGCGATCAGCGCCGGTTTCAGATGTTTCATGGCGTTGTCTCCTTGGCGGATTGGGTGTTCAGATCACGGACGATCGGCAATAGGGTTTCTTCCAGGATTGACCGCGTAATCGGACCGACATGGCGGTAGGCGATGGTGCCATCGGCGATGACGTAGGTTTCGGGCACGCCATAAACGCCCCATTCGATGCCAGCACGTCCGTTGATATCGGCCCCGATGCGCGCGTAGGGATCGCCCAATTCGTCGAGCCAGGCGCGCGCCTGATCGGGCGGGTCCTTGTAGTTGATTCCGTAGAGCGGCACCTCACCGGTTGCGTTCAACTCCATGAACAGCGGATGTTCGGCACGGCAGGGCACACACCACGAGGCAAAGGCGTTCACCAGTGACACGTGTCCGATCAGGTCCTGCGTCGAAAGACCTTCCTCGCGGCCGAGCACCGGGGGCAGCGCGAAGTCGGGCACGGGATTGCCGAGAAGTGCCGACGGCAAGTCGTCGCCACCCCTGAAAAGCCCCCAACCGAACAGGACCATGAGGGCAAAAGCTAT
The window above is part of the Roseovarius sp. THAF27 genome. Proteins encoded here:
- a CDS encoding TlpA disulfide reductase family protein, whose protein sequence is MKHLKPALIAWALSVGTAFAGPQGFALHDTPQPVANVRYEKEDGSRGDMEDFRGKVILVNVWATWCVPCREEMPTLDALQAELGGDDFEVVALSIDRAGSQIVRRFYDEIGVTNLNMYVDQTMLSMTALRTVGLPTTILIDAQGRELGRLVGPAEWDDPEMVSFLRGFIE
- a CDS encoding DsbE family thiol:disulfide interchange protein; translation: MTEEVEGNADPVSRRSISGFVLVPLIAFALMVLFGWGLFRGGDDLPSALLGNPVPDFALPPVLGREEGLSTQDLIGHVSLVNAFASWCVPCRAEHPLFMELNATGEVPLYGINYKDPPDQARAWLDELGDPYARIGADINGRAGIEWGVYGVPETYVIADGTIAYRHVGPITRSILEETLLPIVRDLNTQSAKETTP